In Pigmentibacter ruber, a genomic segment contains:
- a CDS encoding DMT family transporter, protein MKILSLPVISSLICGILLAVMNNLNGVLARYTSPLYSSWVAHGVGTITAILIVCYLLFRKQKKENKKKQIIKSKAYYFYYIGGIIGACTVIFSSIAINSVIGLSGTLSLMLLGSVCFGIFSDLSGIFDTTKKKFQRNDVFIISFILFGSWLIIFCR, encoded by the coding sequence ATGAAAATTTTATCACTTCCAGTCATTTCTAGTTTAATTTGTGGTATTTTGCTAGCAGTTATGAATAATTTAAATGGTGTTCTAGCTAGATATACCTCCCCCCTTTACTCCTCATGGGTTGCACATGGTGTAGGAACAATTACCGCTATTTTAATTGTGTGTTATCTTTTATTTAGAAAACAAAAAAAAGAAAATAAAAAAAAGCAGATTATTAAAAGTAAAGCATACTATTTTTATTATATTGGTGGGATTATAGGTGCATGTACAGTTATTTTTTCTTCAATTGCTATCAATAGTGTTATTGGCTTATCTGGTACTTTATCTTTAATGCTACTTGGATCGGTGTGCTTTGGAATTTTTTCTGATTTATCTGGAATATTTGATACGACGAAAAAAAAATTTCAACGCAATGATGTATTTATTATCAGCTTTATTTTGTTTGGAAGCTGGCTAATCATAT
- a CDS encoding (Fe-S)-binding protein, with amino-acid sequence MEEIYLFPTCSGQIFKSKNSMTKKIISILNKLNYKTNILSLPNECCGLMYTNMGFPDIAEKKISSLQNKVKNKILLIENLSCYHEIKKQNLFWENILNPLDFIHSQLNNLDIIPLQEAGVIHINCSVTNENLQNKMLEIAKRCLINVIIPEQLMCCGFAGSKGFTNEKLNINALRNFSEQISFNCQKGYTCLETCALGFNKHTDVYFTSIFQLLDSCSKKKNESL; translated from the coding sequence AACTTGTTCTGGACAGATATTTAAAAGTAAGAACTCCATGACAAAAAAAATTATTTCAATATTAAATAAATTAAACTATAAAACAAATATTTTAAGCCTTCCTAATGAATGTTGCGGATTAATGTATACAAATATGGGATTTCCAGACATTGCTGAAAAAAAAATATCTTCACTCCAAAACAAAGTTAAAAATAAAATACTTTTAATAGAAAATTTAAGTTGTTACCATGAAATAAAAAAACAAAATTTATTTTGGGAAAATATTTTAAATCCCCTTGATTTTATTCATTCTCAACTCAATAATTTAGACATAATACCTCTTCAAGAAGCTGGAGTTATTCATATTAACTGTTCTGTTACTAATGAAAATTTACAAAATAAAATGCTTGAAATTGCCAAAAGATGTTTAATCAATGTAATTATTCCAGAGCAATTGATGTGTTGCGGATTTGCCGGAAGCAAGGGCTTTACAAATGAAAAATTAAATATAAATGCTTTAAGAAATTTCTCTGAACAAATTTCCTTTAATTGCCAAAAAGGGTATACATGTTTGGAAACTTGTGCTCTAGGTTTTAATAAACATACGGATGTTTATTTTACCTCAATATTTCAATTACTTGATTCATGTAGCAAGAAAAAAAATGAGTCGTTATGA